The following coding sequences lie in one Notolabrus celidotus isolate fNotCel1 chromosome 6, fNotCel1.pri, whole genome shotgun sequence genomic window:
- the LOC117814660 gene encoding uncharacterized protein LOC117814660 — translation MSEQRQISDFSQMDEKPESMKETFIPPEFSTNPAQMMNLAVSGIVEELMNCEDLFQDKDLTSHPSSTPKDKESSCSLSQSSLGEDRVSITTSVWSSPDSDISERISPDVQSEESRRASSTDINKMSDFSQTDKEADELMECDNLLEDEAMNLHLDLSFLNEERSHTLSGGSLSWDSRTTCNWSDRPTSSASSSSAYSAMSKATEEDVGTMTGINAPVEVREVHPEEIEDKIQAPNSGRSSPSALQEDTIPSPQSQTKAGSVIQMQVRSFSRRPLDDDSKDSSSQEEAEAGEVKQTEASDSAPASSKTTISTRGRFFRWLKKNKIQPVDVSIKESIQSSNCPPETCSSIEEDTRKVSAETKTKKGNGFIRFFRSIFSKNEKKLKKKDKTENGKKKTSAERRITLSPFSWFTSVR, via the exons ATGTCTGAACAGAGACAG ATTTCTGATTTCAGTCAAATGGATGAAAAACCAGAGAGCATGAAGGAGACCTTCATCCCTCCTGAGTTCTCCACAAACCCAGCTCAGATGATGAACCTGGCTGTGTCAGGGATTGTTGAAGAGCTGATGAACTGTGAGGATCTGTTCCAGGACAAAGACCTCACCTCCCATCCCAGTTCTACTCCCAAAGATAAGGAGAGCTCGTGCTCTCTGTCTCAGAGTTCCCTGGGCGAGGACCGCGTGTCCATAACCACCTCTGTGTGGTCGTCTCCTGACTCAGACATCTCTGAGAGGATCTCACCTGATgtccaatcagaggagagcaggagagcgtCCTCCACCGACATCAACAAG ATGTCGGATTTCAGTCAAACTGACAAAGAGGCAGACGAGCTGATGGAGTGTGACAATCTTTTGGAAGATGAAGCCATGAACTTACATCTCGATTTGTCTTTCCTAAATGAGGAGCGCTCTCACACTCTGTCTGGGGGTTCCCTCAGCTGGGACAGCAGGACCACATGCAACTGGAGTGACAGACCTacctcctctgcttcctcttcctctgcctacTCAGCCATGTCAAAGGCGACTGAAGAGGATGTTGGGACTATGACAGGCATCAATGCTCCTGTTGAGGTACGAGAAGTCCATCCAGAGGAGATAGAAGATAAAATCCAAGCTCCAAACTCTGGCAGATCAAGTCCCTCTGCACTTCAGGAGGATACAATCCCCTCACCTCAGAGCCAAACAAAGGCTGGATCTGTGATCCAGATGCAGGTGAGAAGTTTTTCTCGAAGACCCTTGGATGATGACAGTAAAGATTCATCAAgccaggaggaagcagaggcaggagaggtcaaacaaacagaagcaagTGACTCTGCTCCTGCCAGCTCCAAGACCACCATCTCCACCAGGGGGAGGTTCTTCAGATGgctgaagaagaacaaaatcCAGCCTGTTGATGTAAGCATTAAAGAGAGCATACAGAGCTCCAACTGTCCTCCAGAGACTTGCTCCTCTATTGAAGAGGACACAAGAAAAGTCAGTGCTGAGACAAAGACGAAGAAGGGCAATGGATTCATACGATTCTTCAGAAGCATCTTCTCAAAG AACgagaagaagctgaagaagaaagATAAGACGGAGAATGGGAAGAAAAAGACGTCTGCAGAACGTCGTATCACGCTGTCTCCATTCAGCTGGTTTACATCAGTGAGATGA
- the LOC117814658 gene encoding NACHT, LRR and PYD domains-containing protein 12-like, translated as MMNMLLCLCEGGGSAMNQCEDGEEGAPPSKSTLCGEHEAQRPEQQHGPDSPGPAPVPGPSCVSFRSDRSKDIIIKFKDGRQSDGPKVQHQRPDSPGPGPSCVSLKSDDSMDLLINFKSVELSADERVQRSEAPIGQSAQHHQTQLDSILMLLQENIISFVKTEMKKIQRVLSPDYPECLESQSEDEEQRRSREAFLEITLHFLRRMKQEELADCLQSKCRRKLKSHLKEKFQCVFEGIAKAGNPTLLNQIYTELYITEGGTGEVNDEHEVRQIEAASRTPHRPETTIRQEDIFKGSPGRDQPIRAVLTKGVAGIGKTVLTQKFTLDWAEDKAHQDIQFTFPFTFRELNVLRERKFSLVELVHHFFTQTREAGLCRFEEFQVLFIFDGLDECRLPLDFHKNQILTDVTESTSVDVLLTNLIRGNLLPSARLWITTRPAAANQIPPECVDMVTEVRGFTDPQKEEYFRKRSRDQEQASRVISHIKTSRSLHIMCHIPVFCWITATVLEDVLKTREGGGLPRTLTEMYIHFLVVQSKLKSIKYDGGAETDPLWSPESRKMIQSLGKLAFDQLQKGNLIFYESDLTECGIKIKEASVYSGVFTQIFREERGLYQDQVFCFIHLSVQEFLAALHVHLTFTKSGLNLMEEEQRSFWGSIIFRGKPEPKSLYQSAVDQALQSPNGHLDLFLRFLLGLSLQTNQTLLRGLLTQTGSSSQTNQETVQYIQKKISEDLSAERSINLFHCLNELNDRSLVEQIQQSLKSGRLSTEKLSPAQWSALVFILLSSEKDLDVFDLKEYSASEEALLRLLPVIKASNKAVLSGCDLSERSCEALSSVLSSQSSSLRDLDLSSNDLQDSGVEKLSAGLKSPHCKLETLSLSGCLITKTGCAFLASALTSNPSRLRELDLSYNHPGDSGVKLLEDPLCRLDTLRVDHGGEQRLKPGVKKYVCELTLDSNTAHRHLRLSEDNRKVTYVEEDQSYPDHPDTFDSFLQLLCRDGLTGRCYWEVECRGWVNISVSYRGIRRKGGSTDCLFGYNDQSWSLICSDERYSVRHNNRRTDLPLSSSSDSHRVAVYVDCPAGTLSFYRVSSDSLIHLHTFSTSFPEPLYPGFGLSPGSSVCVCSVQQGESLPLYTNTTHTNSC; from the exons ATGAtgaacatgttgttgtgtttgtgtgaaggtggAGGCTCTGCTATGAATCAGTGTGAGGACGGAGAGGAGGGAGCCCCTCCCTCTAAAAGCACTCTGTGTGGGGAACATGAAGCCCAGAG GCCAGAGCAGCAGCACGGACCGGACTCTCCTGGACCAGCACCTgtacctggacccagctgtgtgtcctttagGAGTGATCGGTCTAAGGATATAATTATTAAATTCAAAGATGGCCGTCAGTCTGATGGTCCAAA agtccaacatcagagaccagactcccctggacctggacccagctgtgtgtccttaaagagtgatGACTCTATGGATCTGTTGATTAATTTCAAGTCTGTAGAGCTGAGTGCTGATGAAAG agttcagagatcagaggctcccattggtcagtctgcccagCATCATCAAACCCAGCTGGACTCCATATTGATG ctgctccaggagaacatcatcagttttgtaaagacagagatgaagaagaTCCAGAGAGTTCTGAGTCcagattacccagaatgcttagagagtcagagtgaggatgaagagcagaggaggagcagagaggcctttctggagatcactctgcacttcctgaggagaatgaagcaggaagagctggctgactgtctgcagagca agtgcagacgtaaactgaagtctcacctgaaggagaagttccagtgtgtgtttgaggggatcgctaaagcaggaaacccaacccttctgaaccagatctacacagagctctacatcacagagggagggactggagaggtcaatgatgaacatgaggtcagacagattgaagcagcatccaggacaccacacagaccagagaccaccatcagacaagaagacatctttaaaggctcacctggaagagatcaaccaatcagagcagtgctgacaaagggagtggctggcatcgggaaaacagtcttaacacagaagttcactctggactgggctgaagacaaagcccaccaggacatccagttcacattccccttcactttcagagagctgaatgtgctgagagagagaaagttcagcttggtggaacttgttcatcacttctttactcagaccagagaagcaggactctgcaggtttgaagagttccaggttctcttcatctttgacggtctggatgagtgtcgacttcctctggacttccacaagaatcagatcctgactgatgttacagagtccacctcagtggatgtgctgctgacaaacctcatcagggggaacctgctcccctctgctcgcctctggatcaccacaagacctgcagcagccaatcagatccctcctgagtgtgttgacatggtgacagaggtcagagggttcactgaccctcagaaggaggagtacttcaggaagagatccagagaccaggagcaggccagcagagtcatctcccacatcaagacatcccgaagcctccacatcatgtgccacatcccggtcttctgctggatcactgctacagttctggaggatgtgctgaagaccagagagggaggagggctgcccaggaccctgactgagatgtacatccacttcctggtggtccagtccaaactgaagagcatcaagtacgatggaggagctgagactgatccactctggagtccagagagcaggaagatgatccagtctctgggaaaactggcttttgatcagctgcagaaaggaaacctgatcttctatgagtccgacctgacagagtgtggcatcaagatcaaggaagcctcagtgtactcaggagtgttcacacagatcttcagagaggagagaggactgtaccaggaccaggtgttctgcttcatccacctgagcgttcaggagtttctggctgctcttcatgtccatctgaccttcaccaaGTCTGGACTCAACCTGATGGAAGAAGAACAAAGATCATTCTGGGGGTCTATAATATTCAGAGGCAAACCTGAACCAAAGAGTCTCTACCAGAGTGCTGTGGACCAGGCCTTACAGAGTCCAAACGGACACCTGGACTTGTTCCTGCGCTTCCTCCTGGGTCTTTCACTGCAGACCAATCAGACTCTCCTGAGaggtctgctgacacagacaggaagtagctcacagaccaatcaggaaacagtccagtacatccagaagaagatcagtgaggatctgtctgcagagagaagcatcaacctgttccactgtctgaatgaactgaatgatcGTTCTCTAGTGGAGCAGATCCAACAGTCCCTGAAATCAGGACGTCTCTCTACAGAGaaactgtctcctgctcagtggtcagctctggtcttcatcttactgtcctcagagaaagatctggacgtgtttgacctgaaggaatactctgcttcagaggaggctctgctgaggctgctgccagtgatcaaagcctccaacaaagctgt gctgagtggatgtgacctgtcagagagaagctgtgaagctctgtcctcagtcctcagctcccagtcctccagtctgagagacCTGGACCTGAGTAGCAacgacctgcaggattcaggagtggagAAACTGTCTGCTGGACTGAAGAGTCCTCACTGTAAACTGGAAACCCTCAG TCTGTCAGGATGTCTGATCACAAAGACAGGCTGTGCTTttctggcctcagctctgaccTCCAACCCCTCCcgcctgagagagctggacctgagctacaaccatccaggagactcaggagtgaagctgctggaggatccACTCTGCAGACTGGATACACTGAG ggtgGACCATGGTGGAGAGCAGAGGTTAAAACCTGGAGTGAAGAAGT atgtctgtgaactcactctggactcaaacacagcacacagacacctcagactgtctgaagacaacaggaagGTGACATATGTGGAAGAGGATCAGTCATACCCTGATCATCCAGACACGTTTGACTCCTTTCTTCAGCTGCTGTGTAGAGATGGTCTGACTGGtcgctgttactgggaggtTGAGTGTAGAGGATGGGTTAATATATCAGTGAGTTACAGAGGaatcagaaggaaaggaggcagTACTGACTGTCTATTTGGATATAATGATCAGTCCTGGAGTCTGATCTGCTCTGATGAACGTTACTCTGTCCGTCACAATAACAGAAGAACagacctccctctctcctcgtcctctgactctcacagagtagcagtgtatgtggactgtcctgctggcactctgtccttctacagagtctcctctgactctctgatccacctccacaccttcagcaCCTCCTTCCCTGAACCTCTGTATCCTGGGTTTGGGTTATCTCCTggttcctcagtgtgtgtgtgttctgtgcagCAGGGAGAGTCTCTTCCTCTCTacacaaacactacacacacaaacagctgctga